The nucleotide window TCTTTTGTAATTGTGCTGGTAATATGGCACCTTTGCACTTACATTTGTTTCACACAATTCTTTCATAGTCAAGACAGAGAAACTGAGGGTCACACAGAGCTGAAGGGCTGATATGATCATCATAGTGACATCCAGTGCATCACGGAGAGTCATCCAGTGGCTCATCTAGACATGGGAAATTTTAGTGTGTAATTGAATAAAAGCAATTTATCCCAAAATTCCTGCACCAGGAGtctcaaaacaaaacagaaacaaaacataaaaatacataaaaaaacataaaaatatcttTGTTCTCTTTTAAACTAAAGTTGCAGCTGACTAATAACCCTCTCACACAACCGTTTGCCAATGTAGACATCTGTTATTGCAAACATACTTATGTACAAACTAATAAACTCTATTCTAATTAAAGTTTAAAAATGGTGTGTGTGACCTGAAATCATAATTGAAGATTAAACTGAAATGATTTTTATCTTGAAAGCAGCTCATTGGTCTTTAATTTGAGATCCCTGTCCTTTTAAAGAAAACAAGGAACAATTACCTTTGTGGTGTTGTAGTATATATCTTCAGTAATCTTAGCATCCACCAAGTCCCATGCATACAGTGCAAGGCCTATCATAGCCAGCAAAGCACTGACTTTGTTCAACACCACAGTGACAAGCAGCTGTAATACACAAAACCAAAATACAATGAGATGAAAATCAATCAATTTGAATGGAAAACTACTGTTTGTGATTATTAAAGACTTACCAGAAAATAACTGGGGAACTGATCTGCAACAATAGACACCACTCCAACTACAAGAAACTACGAAGCAAAgcgaaaaaaaagagaaaagaaataaataaatataaataaatcatcAAAATGTGAAATTCACATAATCAACACTGATTATTAATTCTGACTGACTTTGTGAATGGACTCACTTAAAAACACAAgaataatcagaatcagaatgaggtATAATTCTTACCACGCCACCAAACCATAATGGAATATTAAACATCATAATGTGATCATGTATCCCATAGGTTAGAAATAAAATCCCTGTGACAAGATTGAGGACTCCTGCTATAATCTGCACAATCTATAGAAAAAGAGAAGAATGTCGTTTGCGATGAATCTTAAAATGCACAACATTACATTTCATTGCATTACCTTGAGCAATAGTTCTATCACATTGAATCCCTTAAGTTTACTCGGCTCTAAAACCTAGTATACTTTGAACGTTGAGCAGACATGGGCTATGCGTGAGACTGAATGAAACATGGAAAGTGAAGTACACCATTCATTTTACTATCAAAAGTCATTCACCTTATTAGAAATCAGTGTATTATCAGAAGATTTGAAACTGAAATTTTATGGTAAAAACTTATGTACTGAcataagaaaagaaaagaagtgaGAGAGATGCGAGATTTTTAGTACATCATGGCTTATTTTGTTCTTTTGTTCTCTTCGCACATTACTATCACATGACTTTTAAAGACTTAAAATGTTGTGCACCAGCTATATGGACTATTTTATGGTGCAAGTAAaacacttacagttgaggtcaagagTTTACACCccccaaatgttaattattttaccaaaataaaataaaatttgaacagaatggagatgtggacATTTTTCTTTAGAGActacaaaagatagttacatgtttcaaATTAGACGAAATAAgttacactgatcttcaaattctaaaagttttcacccctctgttcctaatgcatggttttttccttctggagcatcggtgagcatttgaaccttctgcatatgagtccctcagttgtcctcagtgtcaaaagatggatctcaaaatcacacagtcactgttggaaagggttcaaatacacaaaaaggctgaaaaactaaagaatttgtgggacctgaagtattttttgaagaacaacgggcagtttaacaactatcactacacacaaacaaaaataaccacagctgtggatcattgaggtaaaaacacactattaagaatcaagtgtatgtaaacttttgaacggggttattttataaattcaactattattttctcttgtgacagtttatgtaaacatattttatgtgaaatatattattcaggtcagtactaaataaacaataacatgcattttgtatgatccctcttgttttggtaaaataattaacattttgcagattctgaaatggggatgtaaacttttgacctcagctgtaatttatttctgatgaactgtctctttaagatgGACCTTAAGTCATACAGCCTTTTTTGAACATGATATGAAATGCATACATTGTTAcctcaaatcaaataaaatgtcactttagaaagAAGCTCAACAATCTATGACTTTTGTACAAATGTAGCCCACATAAGAAACACATTAGATCACTGCAGTTAACTAGTCAGCATAAAAACGTTTTTTGACCATCATTTGATTAATATATTTCATTCAGTTCATTCAGTCGTAATTTAATAAAGAGTTAAGGGACTACATATGAGATTTTAAAACATTAGGCTTTAAACACAAGTTGCTGACTTTGTAAATGGCATCAAACAAGTCTAACAACACCAGAGAATCACACATTTTCCAAACTTTCACATTGTTCCAAACACAAAAAACTCAATGCTTTCTTACTAGGAAACACAtgacaaataaaaacaaagattTAGCTTAAAATGCACTGAATAGaaccatagaatgcattgatacaatattttaaattgttctctgatatctgcatagaaggtatgggaaagggcaaaaattctccagaaacggttttacggGTTCATTTACAACCcaaggatttgtccctagaatgaaatggtctgtaattaccttatttggaaggttcctgaataataatgatgagctctgctctaatTGGATATGCaggtcattgaaactgccgttttgaatgcacaatcattttacttttacttttgtgATCGCATATGTTCTGTGTAATGTTGTACTACAGCAGCAGTAcctaccacatattttacaaatTTACTGTAGATGCTTAGTGATACTCAGGATCTTTAAATCATTCGCCATTGTCCGCGAagtcatctctccgtttatgtggtaagtgaaatcttatgtactgcaatgtaacaggctaccgctaacaataagctaaccatgtcccttcagtggctggctttattttattagatcgccttatttgttttccttgcctttctgagtacagacaccaaccttGCCTCAGACACAGacaccatccctgcacttaacatctcctgcacaacctgggacataacatttattcccacGATCTGCCTTTTTCCCTACTATAATCGCTTTGTATAGCTGAAGAtcatctgatgattgggctatgcaaatgttgggggtgtaactattaatgatcacaAGACTATTACGTAATAGTCACTGTTATgataggattagcctatttttcagtggtcttttgcaaacaccagatttatataagaaggagaaaacgatggtgtttgagactcacagtatgtcatgtccatgtactgaacagttattattcaactatgccaaagtaaatacagtttttcattctatggcacctttaaaatatcTGATATCCACCGACTGATGGAATCatagtctgaagctaaaaaaaaGGCAGTCtgtatgtattttatgtgaaatctgtCAAGACCTAGCCTACTGCTGAAAATCAGCAGACTGGCCAAATCAAACAAATCAAACATCTGAGCAAATGTCATGtagtttatttttagttttagtctttaGTTGAAATGCCTGTTTCCGTGTCTATCTCACCCCAAGTGCCATATAGATGTCCATCATCTTCCCTTTCACGTGATGTGATACGGCACACACTGGACTGCGGCACATAGAGCCCAGGATCTGACACAGAATTGGACATTTGCTATTCTGGTTTGAGGCGATGGTGATCATTGTCACCCCCTCATCCTGAGACATTGTCGGAGACATCCTGCAAAAATGATTATTAAGAggttatataaaatatgtaaactCAGGAGTAAAACAACAACGACAAAAACAAGCAAGGTCCAGAAGAACACAAGGCAcactttaaataaattcaaatacgTTTCTTGTTCATTATAATTATGATAGAATTTTTTGTACACATTTAGTTTTGTTCCTTCTCACACAACAAATTAAAGCAAGTAATATTGTTGACTGATTTCTGTGTCAGCTGCATTAAAGTTTCACAAGAACAGAAGCGTGACCTGCTTTGTTTGATAAAAAGTTGTTAAGATTGAGATCACACACCTGATTTCACCAcgaaacaattatttattaactACATTTACAGCATTTACGTTTTACAGATTGAATGTGAAACTGAGTGTTAAACTCACCTTGAATGTAATTGTGTCAGTTACAAGCCATACAGTTTCACACTGTTCGTCTCTGTCCAAAACAGAACCTGTTTTTTTCTTTCTCGACAACAACACCCCTATGAATCTCCTAAAATATAAAAGAGGAATGTTGTCTGTCTACACATACCCGCAACCCATAAACTTGTAAGAGAGGAAGGAAGTTACAAAAATGAAAGTAGATGACTTGGACATTCCCCtctcagatatcattctaatatgcagatttcaTTGTCTGTTATTAGCAATTATTATTGGTGCACAACTATTAACtagaaaaaaagtttgtcaagaaaaACTTTAAATTGGCTTGAAAAAACCTGATCggaaagtgtgaaaaagtttaacatttttaaaaacatttttatggttttcagtccaaaaaaagattgaagtttaaagtagttttaaagcttaaagcttgaatgttttgaaagcaatacagtctgtcagatggatagatggataaatggatagatatcaTGTTTTagtttgttgctagcatgtttctaacttatttagcatgttattagcatgtagctagcatgattagcaagttactaacatgttgctagcatttttctagcatgatgaaCATGTtggttagcatgtttgtaacatgattaacatgtcactagcgtgttgctagcatgtttctaacatgataagcagctagcatgattagaatgttgccagcatgttgttatcatgtttctaacatgattagcatgttgttagcatgtagctagcttgttttaacatgattagcttgttactagcatgttgctgcatgattagaatgtcgttagcatcatgttagcattagtagcctgttgttaaaataattagaaagttactagcatgtttctagcatgattatcaagttgttagcctgcttcttgcatgattagcaagttactagcatggttaacatgttgctaatatattttagcatgattagcatgtcaacatgtttctaacatgattagcatgttgttaacatattttTAACCTaattagcctgtttctagcatgtttctaacatgattagcccgTTACTAGCATTGGGGGTAGCATGATTAGACTGTCGCTAGCatcatgttagcattagtagcctgttgttaacatgattaaaaagttactagcatgtttctagcatgattaacaagttattaacatgtcgTTATCCtatttatagcatgtttctaacatgattagcctgttactagcatgttgctagcatgattagaatgttgctagcatcatgttaacattagtagcctgttgttaacatgcttaacaagttactagcattattaacatgttgttagcacgttgttaacatgtttttaacctaattagcctgtttctagcatttttctaacatgattagcctgttactagcatgttgctgcatgattagaatgttgttaacatcatgttagcattagtagcctgttgttaacatgattagaaagttacaagcatgtttctagcatgattatcaagttgttagcatgttactagcatgataagcatgtcgttagcctgtttctagcatgtttctaacataattataaTGTCGTTAGCATCATGTTAGCATTAGGAACctgctgctagcatgattagtaagttacaagcatgattaacatgttgttagcatgttactagcatgttgctagcatgattagaatgttgctagcatcatgGTAGCATTAGTAacctgttgttaacatgattaaaaagttactagcatgttattagcacgttactagcatgattggcatgtagttagcatgttgttaatatgtttctagcatgattagcatgttgttaacatgttgttaacatgtttctaaagtaattagcatgttgttagcatgtttctagcatgattaacatgtcgttagcatgtttctagcatgtttctaacatgattagcctgttactagcatgttgctagcatgattacaatgttgctagaatcgtgctagcattagtagcctgttgttaacatgattaaaaagttactagcatgttattagcattttactagcatgattagcatgtcaatagcctgtttctagcatgtttctaacatgattagattgtcgctagcatcatgttagcattagtagcctgttgttaacatgattaaaaagttactagcatgtttctagcatgattagcaagttattaaaatgttactagcatgcttaaCATGTCGTTATCCtatttatagcatgtttctaacatgattagcctgttactagcatgttgctaacatgattagaatgttgtgctagcatcatgttaacattagtagcctgttgttaacatacttagcaagttactagcattattaacatgttgttagcacgttgttaacatgtttttaacctaattagcctgtttctagcatttttctaacatgattagcctgttactagcatgttgctgcatgattagaatgttgttaacatcatgttagcattagtagcctgttgttaacatgattagaaagttacaagcatgtttctagcatgattatcaagttgttagcatgttactagcatgataagcatgtcgttagcctgtttctagcatgtttctaacatattaTAATGTTGTTAGCATCATGTTAGCATTAGGAACctgctgctagcatgattagtaagttacaagcatgattaacatgttgttagcatgttactagcatgttgctagcatgattagaatgttgctagcatcatgGTAGCATTAGTAaactgttgttaacatgattaaaaagttactagcattttattaacatgttactagcatgattagcatgtagttagcatgtttttaatacgtttctagcatgattagcatgttgttaacatgttgttaacatgtttctaacgtaattagcatgttgttagcatgtttctagcatgattaacatgtcgttagcatgtttctagcatgtttctaacatgattagcctgttaatagcatgttgctagcatgattagaatgttgctagaatcatgttagcattagtagcctgttgttaacatgattaaaaagttactagcatgttattagcattttactagcatgattagcatgtcgatagcctgtttctagcatgtttctaacatgattagcctgttactagcatgttgctagccagattagaatgttgctagcatcatgTTAGCATAAGTAACCTGTTGTTAACAtgcttagcaagttactagcattattaacatgttgttaacacgttgttaacatgtttctaacctaattagcatgttgttagcatgtttctagcatgattagcaagtcatcaGCACATTACTagtcatgattagcatgtcgttagcctgtttctagcatttttctaacatgattagcctgttactagcatgttgctgcaTGATTAGAAGGTTGTTAGCatcatgttagcattagtagcctgttgttaacatgaaagttactagcatgtttctagcatgattatcaagttgttagcatgttactagcatgataagtatgttgttagcctgtttctaacataattataaTGTCGCTAGCATCATGTTAGCATTAGGAGCctgctgctagcatgattagcaagttacaagcatgattaacatgttgttaacatgtttctagcatgattagcatgtcgttagtatgttgttaacatgtttctagcatgataagcatgtcgttagcatgtttctagcatgtttctaccatgaatagcctgttattagcatgttgctagcatgattagaatgttgctagcatcatgctagcattagtagcctgttgttaacatgattaaaattttaccagcatgttattagcatgttactagcatgattagcatgtcgatagcatgttgttaacatgtttctagcatgattaacatgtcgttAACATGTTGTTTACATGTTTCTAACGTAAttagcgtgttgttagcatgtttctagtatgattaacatgtccttagcctgtttctagcatgtttctaacatgattagcctgttgctagcatgattagaat belongs to Garra rufa chromosome 3, GarRuf1.0, whole genome shotgun sequence and includes:
- the tmem176l.3b gene encoding uncharacterized protein tmem176l.3b → MSPTMSQDEGVTMITIASNQNSKCPILCQILGSMCRSPVCAVSHHVKGKMMDIYMALGIVQIIAGVLNLVTGILFLTYGIHDHIMMFNIPLWFGGVFLVVGVVSIVADQFPSYFLLLVTVVLNKVSALLAMIGLALYAWDLVDAKITEDIYYNTTKMSHWMTLRDALDVTMMIISALQLCVTLSFSVLTMKELCETNSGKDLQFYKPLKEDFTISHVC